Genomic window (Dictyoglomus thermophilum H-6-12):
TTGTAAGCATACCTCCTAAAAAGAAAAAGATACAATTAGAGTTTGGAAGCATCAATCCCACAGGCCCCATGCATATAGCTCATGCAAGAGGCGTAACCATAGGCGATTCTTTAGCAAATCTATTTAGAAGAATAGGCTGGAATGTGGAAAAAGAGTTCTACATAAATGATGCTGGAAACCAAATTGATCTTCTTGGGGAGTCTCTTTATGCGAGGTATATGCAACTCTTAGGATATGATCATCCAGTACCAGATGAAGGCTATCATGGAAACTATCTTATAGAATTAGCAAAAGAACTATTAAACCAAAAAGATCAAATAGAGAAAATGAATGAAACAGAGAAGAAGAAGTTTTTCAAAGAATACGCCTTAAGTAAGATGTTAGAAGATATTAAAACAACTCTTCTTGACTTTGGGGTAGAATATGACGTTTGGTTTAGTGAGCGAACCTTACACGAAAATGGTAAAGTAAAAGAAGTATTAGATATTCTTGTAAAAAATGGATATGCCTATGAAAAGGATGGTGCCATCTGGTTTTTATCCACAAAATTTGGTGATGAGAAAGATAGAGTTCTTGTTAAAAGTGATGGCAAACCAACTTACTTTTTAGCTGACATTGCTTATCATCTAAATAAAATCCAGAGAGGATTCGATTGGATAATTGATGTGTGGGGAGCAGATCATCATAGTCATGTCACCAGATTAAAGGGAGCAATTCAAGCCTTAGGATATCCTAAAGATATCCTTGAAATAATTCTTGTCCAAATGGTAAGGTTAATGAAAGGCAACGAAGAAATAAAAATGTCAAAAAGGACAGGAGATTTTGTAACCCTTAAAGAAGTGCAAGAAGAAGTTGGAAAAGATCCTATAAGATTTTTCTTCTTATTAAGAAGCCCTGAAAGCCAACTCGATTTTGATATAGAACTTGCCAAAAAACAATCAGTAGAGAACCCTGTTTACTATGTACAATATGCTCATGCAAGATGCTGTAGTATTCTTAAAAACGCAGAAGCAAAAGGATATAACTTAGCAGACTTAGATCAAGCCAACCTATCCCTACTTAAAG
Coding sequences:
- the argS gene encoding arginine--tRNA ligase, which gives rise to MRKHIYELIKNAINVLKEKENFTTDEIEIIIETPKQKEYGDYATAVALQIAQKNKKPPRIVAEKILENLEKSPFIRKAEIAGPGFINFFLNDEALWETLRLIRKDLDSFVSIPPKKKKIQLEFGSINPTGPMHIAHARGVTIGDSLANLFRRIGWNVEKEFYINDAGNQIDLLGESLYARYMQLLGYDHPVPDEGYHGNYLIELAKELLNQKDQIEKMNETEKKKFFKEYALSKMLEDIKTTLLDFGVEYDVWFSERTLHENGKVKEVLDILVKNGYAYEKDGAIWFLSTKFGDEKDRVLVKSDGKPTYFLADIAYHLNKIQRGFDWIIDVWGADHHSHVTRLKGAIQALGYPKDILEIILVQMVRLMKGNEEIKMSKRTGDFVTLKEVQEEVGKDPIRFFFLLRSPESQLDFDIELAKKQSVENPVYYVQYAHARCCSILKNAEAKGYNLADLDQANLSLLKEEKEKDLILNLLRYPEKLDDITRTLEIHQLPFYLLNLSTLFHGYYDSHKVITEDRDLTLARLVLIDCIRIIIKDALSILGVSAPEKM